DNA sequence from the Cucurbita pepo subsp. pepo cultivar mu-cu-16 chromosome LG06, ASM280686v2, whole genome shotgun sequence genome:
ACCAGGTGGGTTCATGTACCCCTGGACCTAGCTTGTCAGGCTAGCATTTGCTAACAGGTTGTAGGACACCACAGAGGAGAAAGGGCCCACATAACATAATGGTGAACATAAATGTTGTAAAATACGCATCCGTACTAATCATAATAGAGAAGTATCCTATTGACACACAtgaatgcatgaggtccccatatCTTAAAATCATGGCATAAATTTATGATGCAAGTTGAACCCCCgttcatttataacataatgAGTATATGaatcatgcatacataattcCTGTCACACCTTTCGTACATAACATAGCTTACATGACATGATGTATGGAGATTTATGCATCATAGATTATCAACATCATAACATAATTCTACAACATGGCATGGTCACATCATAGCATGACTTATAAAAATAGCATTACAcaacatagcataacataacataaccaTCATAATTATGACACGTGCAGGAGCCACAAGGCATGCATTATCATACATCCTataattcatccaaccaaacCAACATTATAGTCACTTACTTTATTGGCTTAAGACACggttactaaatatccttagaGCTAGCCCAAATCTACTCCGATCTGATTTAACATATATAGGTCCACGGCATCAAGTTAAAAAACATTATCGAGCTTAACTCACTTAAAGGTACTAATGATTCAATTTTcagctaaaaaaataatttaaattgagcAAATGGGTCATCCCAACCTAATGTTTctgaaaactaaaataacggcgataatgtttttttctaggttttttttacaataactaaccaatataaaataatggatttgtaaatatttaagtaaattagtatttcttttatataaaatcAATACATTCATCATAACTTTCCCCGCAAGCAGAGGGCGCCCTTccctttcttctccctttctCTTTGCCGTCTCCAATTTCTCtttgccgccgccgccgccccTCCCTCTCTTCACTCCCTATTGTTCAACGATTTGCCGCATCCGCGCCACCCTATCCATATCAACCTCCTCCCCTCACACCCGGACGCTAGTAGGGTGAACGTTGGGTCGGTTTCCAGTTTTGGCAGCCTCCATATCACAAGGCAAGTCTgtatgatatttttgtttctaatccaaatattttatttgagcCTTCAAACCCTAAATAAAACCATCCGCCACTTTCTAATTGATTTTGCAGTTCTAGCGGCGTTAACGATTTCGGACCCGTTATCGAGGCCAGCCAATTAATCATGGTATCTCTCTACTTTCTTTCACTTCTCCTCTCATTTGATGGTGGATCGATTTCTAAGATAATGAGAAAATGATATTGAATCAGGAGCGGATgtataaacataatttattttgttagtttTATCTGAAATATTATGTATCCGTCTCCTCCGTTTAGTAATTTGTTTCCAGATTGATTATGGATTATGGGTTTAATTCGAAGTTTCATTTCGTTCCCAAATTTTCTCTGGCCGAAGTTTCGTCTAGGGGAATATTATGTATCCGTCTCCTTCATATTTATTCTGAACATATTGGGTTCTTGATGCTTGTTTCTTGCCCTCTGCGCTTTTTAAAGCCATTTGAAATCAAGCATATTCGAAGTGTGTTTGTATATCTTGTGTCATGTCATCTCTCTCTTGAGTGTACATTGATCTTTTTACCAATCAAATCAGTGCTATTCTAATTAGAACTCATGTATTTACTCCTGCTTTGTCGATAACTTCAATTTTGACAGAGGAGaggagtagatattgtattgcataattttaaaatcgtcTTATTCAGTTTGACAACTTCCTATAAGAGAGCCTCTTTGCTTGTATGTATTTGGACAGGCTGCAAAAATTCTTGCCAATTTAATTGTGATGGGCTCTGGGATACTTGCTAGGGCCTTTGTTCAAGCCTACCGTCAAGCCCTTACGAGTAAGTACACTCTTTTTATTCCACCCCTGGGTTTTTATCTCTATTGGAAGTTGGCCAATTTGTCCTCAATATTATGGTTATTGgtgtaaatttttttggatggCTTGATTGAAACTTTACATGTAGAACAAAAGAAACTTGCACCTTGTCTTTGAACTATTAGAAGCTTTAATGTAAATGGGGTAAGTTTTGGGACAAGCATTTTGTCAATGAGAACAAAGCTCTGAGTGCACATAGGTTAATTTTGCTTCAGGTGATATTGGCAtagacatcatttttttttaaatgtgctTGGGGGATGTTAACATCCTGAAGTTCTATCTTTTATTACATCCTTCATCGTCTTTGAAAGCGAGAATAATGCCTTCTTAGATTTTCTATAATTGGTCAAGagaatttgttattttttagcCTGTGATATGTTCAAGGGTTGAGTGTTAAAGGCTTGGATTATAGCATCCTATAGTTCcattgtaatagcccaaacccacagatattgtcttctttataggcttttcctttcgatcTTCCcccaaggtttttaaaactttaaaacacCTCTGctgaagaggtttctacacctttataaagaacgTTTTAATCTCCttcctaaccaatgtgggatcttacaatccaccctcttttgGGGTCTAGCGAAcactgacactctttcctttctccaatcgatgtggtacccctccaatccaccccctccggggcccagtgtccttgttggcacactgcctcatgtctacccccattagggctcagcctcctcgctggcacatcgcccgatgtttggctctgataccatttgtaagtgCCCaagtattgtcctctttgggctttctctttcgggcttctcctcaaggtttttaaaacgtgtatgctagggagaggttttcacacccttacaaagaatgtttcgttctcctctctaaccaacaTGGGATCTTACATCCATCCTTTACCTTTATGGTCAAGCTTGAAAGACTAAATATTATCTTCCTCgatcttttgaaaaaatgtttttatttctcgAGCATGTGGTGTGAGAAGTGATTTACGGACCACAATTTGGTTAGAGATGTTTGGGTGTAGTTGTGTTGTAATCTATTGAACATGTACTTGGATAAATGTAGTTGTTTATACAAAGTTTGTACTTTTTAATGAGGGAGAGTTTGATATTGTAGTTGAAGATGATTATGCTGAATAACAAATCTTTTTTCGTGCGGTGTAGATGCTTCAAAGTCCGGTGTTGCTCAAGAAACAATTCAAAACACCGTTCGCAGAGCAAGCAAAGTGATGACAGAGCAAGAAGCCAGGCAGATTCTTGGCGTCTCCCCGGAAACGCCTTGGGAGGAAATTGTGAAGGTCAATATCTATTGCTTTTCACTAAAATAAGTTCCTTACCttgtatatattattatgaatAGGTCTTTGACAGTGCTTGTTATGTTTTCAGAAATATGACGCTTTGTTCGAAAAGAATGCTCAGACTGGAAGCTTTTATCTTCAGTCAAAAGTTCACAGAGCCAAGGAACGATTAGAAACTCTGTATCAGAGCAAAGGTGAGGATGCCCCTAGCTGAGGAATGTGTTGTGTTTTGCCCATTTAGTGTTCTTGtataattcttaattttgtgATGGCCGGCAGCATGGCATGATTGGTGAAATTGATGTATAATCGTTTCTTCCTCTTGTGGGAAAAAGTGACgtttaaaatagtattttagaTGAGGATGCCTTGAGAGCacctaaatttaatttgtttacttCTAATAATTTGTAAACAATTATTTGTTACGCACACGCCTGAAGTAGACCACGGTCATTGTTCGATGAAATATTGCTAATACGAGGCTCGAGTTAGAACCCTAGACTTAGAACG
Encoded proteins:
- the LOC111796677 gene encoding mitochondrial import inner membrane translocase subunit PAM16 like 2-like; this translates as MAAKILANLIVMGSGILARAFVQAYRQALTNASKSGVAQETIQNTVRRASKVMTEQEARQILGVSPETPWEEIVKKYDALFEKNAQTGSFYLQSKVHRAKERLETLYQSKGEDAPS